A stretch of DNA from bacterium:
AGAAAAACAATCATTATCGGCTCTATCATTGATGCAAGTGCTGCAACTGCTGCATCAACTTCTGCTTCATAAGCATCGGCAATTTTGTCAAGCATAGCATCCATCTGTCCTGTCTCTTCACCTACTGCCACCATATTTGTTACCATTGGTGGAAAAACCTTTGTTCTTAACATGGGACCTGCTATTCCTTCTCCTTCTCTAACTCTATTTCTTATTTCATTTATTCCATTTGATATAACATCATTTCCGACTGTATCCCTTACTATTTGAAGTGCCTGTAAAATCGGGACTCCACTTGAAATCAATGTTGCAAATGTTCTTGCAAATCTTGCTATTATTGTTTTTGAAACAATGGGACCGAAAAGAAAAATTTTTAATTTAATCATATCTATCCAGTATCTTGTAAATTTAATTTTTGTCAGGATTCTATAAAGTATAACAAGAACAACAATCCCGATTATAACAAGATATGATTTTTGAAGCATTAATTTTGAAATAGCAATACAGAGTTTTGTGGGCGCGGGTAAATCACCTACTTCCATATCTTCAAAAATCTGAGTAAATGTTGGAACTATTTTTACCATAATAAATGTCAACATACCTATTGTAACGAAAAGAACAACCATAGGATATGCCATTGCTGATTTTATTTTACCCCTTAATTTTGCTTCCTTTTCCATAAATTCTGCCAATCTTGAAAGAACGATTTCAAGAGCACCACCTGCCTCACCCGCTTTAACCATAGCAACATAAATTCTCGGAAAACTACTCGGATGTTTACTCAGTGCTTCTGAAAATAATGCTCCACTTTCAATATCATCTGCTATTTTTCCAAGAATAGCACTTGCTGCACCTCTTCTCTGTTCTTTCAAAACTCTTAAAGACCTTAAAAGAGGTAATCCTGCTCCAATTAATGTTGCTAACTGTCTTGTTATAATCATCAATTCTTTTGTTTTTATTTTTTTTCCACCAATAAATGGTAAAGGAATGGAAATTGATACTCCTTTACTCTTTGGTTTTTTAGCAGTTGCTTTTGAGGGTTGTGCTTT
This window harbors:
- a CDS encoding type II secretion system F family protein — translated: MALFQYNAIDNTGKTLNGTIDASGVQEAIAKLKSMGYFVTNVSPAKGSSTAKTKETKAQPSKATAKKPKSKGVSISIPLPFIGGKKIKTKELMIITRQLATLIGAGLPLLRSLRVLKEQRRGAASAILGKIADDIESGALFSEALSKHPSSFPRIYVAMVKAGEAGGALEIVLSRLAEFMEKEAKLRGKIKSAMAYPMVVLFVTIGMLTFIMVKIVPTFTQIFEDMEVGDLPAPTKLCIAISKLMLQKSYLVIIGIVVLVILYRILTKIKFTRYWIDMIKLKIFLFGPIVSKTIIARFARTFATLISSGVPILQALQIVRDTVGNDVISNGINEIRNRVREGEGIAGPMLRTKVFPPMVTNMVAVGEETGQMDAMLDKIADAYEAEVDAAVAALASMIEPIMIVFLGGVVGFIVISMYMPLIKIAMSLSGSTGGGGGGGGE